The following coding sequences are from one Candidatus Methylomirabilota bacterium window:
- a CDS encoding enoyl-CoA hydratase (Catalyzes the reversible hydration of unsaturated fatty acyl-CoA to beta-hydroxyacyl-CoA), producing FEVADKLALGSQQAIRWTKRSLNNWLRMAGPIFDQSIALEMLTFMGEDVREGLKAIREKRPPQFPSAR from the coding sequence CTTCGAGGTCGCCGACAAGCTCGCCCTGGGTAGCCAGCAGGCGATCCGGTGGACCAAGCGCTCCCTGAACAACTGGCTCCGCATGGCCGGCCCCATCTTCGACCAGTCCATCGCCCTGGAGATGCTCACCTTCATGGGCGAGGACGTCCGCGAGGGCCTGAAGGCCATCCGGGAAAAGCGGCCACCGCAGTTTCCCTCGGCGCGCTGA
- a CDS encoding TAXI family TRAP transporter solute-binding subunit — translation MRTRGLLAAVLLVVAFAASAGAQAFKMPRTLAWTAYDVGSAGYIQAASIGHAMAQKEGLTLRVVPAGNDVSRQAPLAAGRVQFGALGAGAFLSQEGVLDFGNTDWGPQAVRILGAAWGDFNTGNVAAAGDAGIKTVHDLKGKRVAWVAGAPALNSNMEAFLACANLGWKDVKKVDFPSWGASARAVIEGTADAFIASTNSGLVYELAASPRKYVAPVVPSPKEDPGCWQRLRKVAPQFEYHVASVGAGTISKENPHKGATYGYPIVTTYATQSADLVYHQTRMIYDLLPDYVNAHPGNAGFALDKQNLTWVMPYHEGAIRYFKEKGVWGAQQQKHNDQLVRRQEVLQKAWDRAIGLASEKKVKVKDFTTHWMGIRAAALKEAGLEAYWTE, via the coding sequence ATGAGAACACGCGGACTCCTGGCCGCCGTCCTGCTGGTCGTCGCGTTCGCGGCGTCGGCGGGGGCCCAGGCCTTCAAGATGCCCCGCACGCTGGCGTGGACGGCGTACGACGTCGGTTCGGCCGGCTACATCCAGGCGGCTTCGATCGGCCACGCCATGGCTCAGAAAGAAGGCCTCACGCTGCGCGTCGTGCCCGCCGGCAACGACGTCTCGCGCCAGGCGCCCCTGGCCGCGGGACGCGTCCAGTTCGGCGCGCTCGGCGCCGGGGCGTTCCTGTCCCAGGAAGGCGTGCTCGACTTCGGGAATACCGACTGGGGTCCGCAGGCCGTGCGCATCCTGGGCGCGGCGTGGGGCGATTTCAACACCGGCAACGTGGCGGCCGCCGGGGATGCCGGCATCAAGACGGTCCATGATCTCAAGGGCAAGCGGGTGGCCTGGGTGGCCGGCGCCCCCGCCCTGAACTCCAACATGGAAGCGTTTCTCGCCTGCGCCAACCTCGGCTGGAAGGACGTGAAGAAGGTCGACTTCCCGAGCTGGGGCGCCTCGGCGCGGGCCGTCATCGAAGGGACGGCGGACGCCTTCATCGCCTCCACCAACTCCGGGCTGGTCTACGAGCTGGCCGCCTCGCCGCGCAAGTACGTGGCGCCGGTCGTGCCGAGTCCCAAGGAGGATCCGGGCTGCTGGCAGCGCCTGAGGAAGGTGGCCCCGCAATTCGAATACCACGTGGCCTCGGTGGGAGCGGGGACGATCTCCAAGGAGAATCCCCACAAGGGCGCCACCTACGGCTACCCCATCGTCACAACCTACGCCACCCAGAGCGCCGACCTCGTCTATCACCAGACGCGGATGATCTACGACCTTCTGCCGGACTATGTGAACGCCCACCCCGGCAATGCCGGCTTCGCTCTCGACAAGCAGAACCTCACCTGGGTCATGCCCTACCACGAGGGCGCCATCCGGTACTTCAAGGAGAAGGGCGTCTGGGGAGCGCAGCAGCAGAAGCACAACGACCAGCTCGTGCGCCGTCAGGAGGTCCTCCAGAAGGCCTGGGACCGCGCCATCGGCCTGGCTTCGGAGAAGAAGGTCAAGGTGAAGGACTTCACCACGCACTGGATGGGGATCCGGGCGGCGGCGCTCAAGGAGGCCGGCCTCGAGGCGTACTGGACCGAGTAG
- a CDS encoding TRAP transporter fused permease subunit — protein MAAEPALMSRHRALPPGWQAVLISFSTAGTLLAINQLFNLNFFAGVVLLENRYLYLLLSLFFSLTFLIFPAWRGAARDRVPWYDALLFAAAVAAPAYFAWHGLRILEEAWDFRAPIEAVWVGAVLWLLVLEGARRAGGIALFVLVFAFSLYPVVAGDMPGPISGFNLSFADTLRYHTMSVEAVLGIPMRVFGTLIIGFIIFGEALQVTGGGRFFNDLAMSMLGAFRGGPAKVSVVASGLFGSMSGSVVSNIVADGAITIPMMKRMGFRGEVAAAVEATASTGGALTPPVMGATAFVMASILGISYIDVAIAAAIPSLLFYLSLYFQVDAYSARHGLRGLPRLELPRFGPTLRFGWFFLLAFAVLVFLLVNLRREAHAPFFATALLLLLAMVRRGTRFSARSFLDFLAGMGRVLAELVTILAAVGLIIGALAVTGVAGTFSSDMIRLAGGNVFLLLVLGALACFVLGMGMTMTAAYVFLAVVLAPALIQQGLNAVAVHLFIMYWAMLSYITPPVAIGAYAAASIAHCGAMRTGFEAMRFGAVKYILPFFFVYNPLLVAQDATALGLLWVFPGAALGVGLLSYGLQGYALGIGALAGNAAGLAVRVLFVVSGLLLAAPEPITDLIGLGLATLTYGALLGVAAVRSAVTPRSPVRAVAEQGRGSIA, from the coding sequence ATGGCGGCCGAGCCCGCGCTCATGAGCCGTCACCGGGCGTTGCCGCCGGGGTGGCAGGCCGTGCTGATCAGCTTCAGCACGGCCGGCACCCTGCTCGCCATCAATCAGCTCTTCAACCTGAACTTCTTCGCCGGCGTCGTGCTGCTCGAGAACCGCTATCTGTACTTGTTGCTGAGCCTGTTCTTTTCCCTCACCTTCCTGATCTTTCCCGCGTGGCGGGGGGCGGCGCGGGACCGCGTGCCCTGGTACGACGCGCTGCTCTTCGCGGCGGCCGTCGCCGCCCCCGCCTACTTCGCGTGGCACGGCCTGCGCATTCTGGAGGAAGCCTGGGACTTCCGGGCGCCGATCGAGGCCGTCTGGGTGGGCGCCGTGCTGTGGCTGCTCGTGCTGGAGGGGGCCCGGCGCGCCGGCGGCATCGCCCTGTTCGTCCTCGTCTTCGCGTTCTCCCTGTACCCCGTGGTCGCCGGCGACATGCCCGGGCCCATCTCGGGCTTCAACCTGTCGTTCGCCGACACGCTCCGTTACCACACGATGAGCGTGGAGGCCGTGCTCGGGATCCCCATGCGGGTCTTCGGCACGCTCATCATCGGCTTCATCATCTTCGGCGAGGCCTTGCAGGTGACGGGGGGCGGGCGATTCTTCAACGACCTCGCCATGTCCATGCTCGGCGCCTTCCGGGGCGGGCCCGCCAAGGTCTCCGTCGTCGCCAGCGGCCTGTTCGGCTCCATGAGCGGCAGCGTGGTCTCGAACATCGTGGCCGACGGGGCCATCACGATCCCCATGATGAAGCGCATGGGCTTCCGGGGCGAGGTGGCGGCGGCGGTGGAGGCCACCGCCTCGACGGGCGGCGCCCTCACGCCGCCGGTGATGGGCGCCACCGCCTTCGTGATGGCCTCCATCCTGGGCATCTCGTACATCGACGTGGCCATCGCGGCCGCGATCCCCTCGTTGCTGTTCTATCTGAGCCTGTACTTCCAGGTCGATGCCTACTCCGCCCGCCACGGGTTGCGCGGGCTACCCCGACTCGAGCTGCCGCGCTTCGGGCCGACGCTGCGCTTCGGCTGGTTCTTCCTGCTGGCGTTCGCCGTGCTGGTGTTCCTGCTGGTGAACCTGCGCCGCGAGGCGCACGCGCCCTTCTTCGCCACGGCGCTCCTGCTGCTGCTGGCTATGGTTCGGCGCGGGACGAGGTTCAGCGCGCGCTCGTTCCTCGACTTCCTGGCCGGCATGGGGCGCGTGCTGGCCGAGCTGGTGACGATCCTGGCGGCCGTGGGGCTCATCATCGGGGCCCTCGCCGTGACCGGGGTAGCGGGAACCTTCTCCAGCGACATGATCCGCCTGGCCGGCGGCAACGTCTTCCTGCTGCTGGTGCTGGGGGCGCTCGCCTGCTTCGTGCTCGGGATGGGGATGACGATGACGGCGGCCTACGTCTTCCTGGCCGTGGTCCTGGCCCCCGCGCTCATCCAGCAGGGCCTGAACGCCGTCGCCGTGCACCTCTTCATCATGTACTGGGCGATGCTGTCCTACATCACCCCGCCGGTGGCCATCGGCGCCTACGCGGCGGCCAGCATCGCCCACTGCGGCGCCATGCGCACCGGTTTCGAGGCCATGCGCTTCGGCGCCGTGAAGTACATTCTGCCGTTCTTCTTCGTCTACAACCCGTTGCTCGTCGCTCAGGACGCCACCGCGCTCGGCCTCCTCTGGGTGTTCCCCGGGGCGGCGCTCGGCGTCGGCTTGCTGTCCTACGGGCTCCAGGGGTACGCGCTCGGCATCGGGGCGCTCGCGGGGAACGCGGCCGGCCTGGCGGTACGGGTGCTCTTCGTCGTGTCCGGGTTGCTCCTGGCGGCGCCGGAGCCGATCACCGACCTGATCGGACTGGGCCTGGCCACACTGACGTACGGGGCGCTACTCGGCGTCGCCGCTGTCCGCTCCGCCGTCACCCCGCGCTCGCCGGTTCGGGCCGTCGCGGAACAGGGTCGCGGGTCAATCGCCTGA